The Coriobacteriia bacterium genome has a segment encoding these proteins:
- a CDS encoding NAD(+)/NADH kinase, translating to MRVLLVPNTGNPRSVQAVRELAVWLVSGGWESVLVSEDAEAVGLPEHGVPRTGIGVPALAVALGGDGTILKAVHLSESADTPVLGVNLGRLGFMSGADAASMREAITDALAGDVRVERRATLQAEVSMAGRTMGRFRALNEVFVGRGPTGRVVDVAVSVNGSPLVRFLADGVVVATPTGSTAYALSAGGPVLAPDVGGTVVVPVAAHTLRSRPLVIGPSDRVEIAFPNPLRANACVSVDGEAMPCRQALERVAVWRGERDVALVKHDGRGFYDVLRDEFLGG from the coding sequence TTGCGCGTCCTGCTCGTGCCCAACACGGGCAACCCCAGGTCCGTCCAGGCCGTGCGAGAGCTGGCCGTGTGGCTGGTCTCAGGCGGCTGGGAGTCGGTGCTCGTCTCGGAGGACGCCGAGGCGGTGGGGCTGCCCGAGCACGGCGTGCCGCGCACCGGGATCGGCGTCCCCGCCCTGGCCGTGGCGCTGGGAGGGGACGGGACGATCCTGAAGGCGGTGCACCTGAGCGAGTCGGCCGACACGCCGGTCCTCGGCGTGAACCTCGGGCGGCTGGGCTTCATGTCCGGCGCCGACGCAGCGAGCATGCGCGAGGCGATCACCGACGCGCTCGCCGGCGACGTGCGTGTCGAGCGTCGCGCCACGCTCCAGGCCGAGGTCTCCATGGCGGGCAGGACGATGGGCCGCTTCCGCGCTCTGAACGAGGTCTTCGTCGGCCGAGGACCGACGGGCAGGGTGGTCGACGTGGCAGTGTCGGTGAACGGGTCGCCGCTGGTGCGCTTCCTGGCCGACGGCGTGGTCGTCGCGACGCCCACCGGTTCCACGGCCTACGCGCTCTCGGCCGGCGGTCCCGTTCTCGCGCCCGACGTCGGCGGGACGGTGGTCGTGCCCGTCGCGGCGCACACGCTGCGCTCCCGCCCGCTGGTCATCGGCCCGAGCGACCGGGTCGAGATCGCGTTCCCCAATCCGCTGCGGGCGAACGCGTGCGTGAGCGTCGACGGGGAGGCGATGCCGTGCCGGCAGGCGCTGGAGCGCGTCGCGGTCTGGCGCGGCGAGAGGGACGTAGCCCTGGTGAAGCACGACGGGCGCGGCTTCTACGACGTGCTGCGCGACGAGTTCCTCGGGGGGTAG
- a CDS encoding glycosyltransferase encodes MTSEDRGPRVVAVIPARDEAPRIAATVAAAGAVTGVARVIVVDDGSTDGTADAAAGAGAEVVRLERNAGKGGAVAAGLAAAGAGEEGGPDAVLLLDGDLGGSAAHAALLLEPVLAGRADMAVAVLPRPPRSGGFGLVVRLARWGIRRLTGWEPRAPLSGQRALDSAALQAAGPPAPGFGLEVATTVRVLRAGLRVREIDVDMSHAATGRDLAGFLHRGRQFADVLRALAMLAAERRG; translated from the coding sequence GTGACGTCTGAGGACCGCGGACCTCGCGTGGTGGCGGTCATCCCGGCCCGGGACGAGGCCCCGCGCATCGCGGCCACGGTGGCCGCCGCCGGCGCCGTAACCGGCGTCGCACGGGTGATCGTGGTGGACGACGGGTCGACGGACGGGACGGCCGACGCCGCGGCGGGAGCAGGAGCCGAGGTCGTGCGCCTCGAGCGCAACGCCGGCAAGGGGGGTGCGGTGGCTGCCGGGCTGGCGGCCGCCGGCGCCGGAGAGGAAGGCGGCCCGGACGCGGTGCTGCTGCTCGACGGCGACCTGGGCGGGTCGGCCGCGCATGCGGCGCTTCTCCTGGAGCCCGTGCTCGCGGGCCGCGCCGACATGGCCGTGGCGGTGCTGCCGAGACCTCCCCGCAGCGGCGGGTTCGGGCTCGTTGTGCGGCTGGCGCGATGGGGCATCCGTCGCCTCACCGGCTGGGAGCCGCGCGCCCCGCTCTCCGGCCAGCGCGCGCTCGACTCGGCCGCGCTGCAGGCGGCCGGGCCGCCCGCGCCCGGCTTCGGGCTCGAGGTGGCGACGACCGTGCGCGTGCTGCGCGCCGGACTCCGGGTGAGGGAGATCGACGTGGACATGTCGCATGCCGCGACGGGACGAGACCTCGCCGGCTTCCTGCACCGCGGGCGCCAGTTCGCCGACGTGCTCCGCGCGCTCGCGATGCTCGCGGCGGAACGCCGGGGGTGA
- a CDS encoding Asp23/Gls24 family envelope stress response protein codes for MTEEIRIDDLGVAPGVLETIVSLAAQSVPGVACLGGAGLAGLVGKAKGGAVDVTQDDGSLKAVVHLQVRYGEPLHAVAADVQRAVAEALLSQVGKPVSAVDVFVDGVVFEE; via the coding sequence ATGACCGAGGAGATCCGGATAGACGACCTGGGAGTGGCTCCCGGCGTTCTCGAGACCATCGTCTCGCTGGCGGCCCAGTCCGTCCCGGGCGTGGCGTGCCTCGGGGGAGCCGGCCTCGCCGGCCTGGTCGGCAAGGCCAAGGGCGGGGCGGTCGACGTCACGCAGGACGACGGCTCGCTCAAGGCCGTGGTCCACCTGCAGGTCCGCTACGGCGAGCCCTTGCACGCCGTGGCCGCCGACGTCCAGCGCGCGGTCGCGGAGGCGCTGCTGAGCCAGGTGGGCAAGCCCGTCTCCGCCGTGGACGTCTTCGTCGACGGCGTCGTGTTCGAAGAGTAG
- the recN gene encoding DNA repair protein RecN: MLQELHVRDLALIEEAWIELGPGMTVLTGETGAGKTVLVGALKLLLGERADSTLVRQGAAEALVEGRWCRGGEERLARRRLSADGRSRCALDGEMATVGALAEALGPLVDLHGQHEHQALLSAARHAAYLDRFVGDEAASALRAYRDAFDARAEAADGLEALRASLADRERRLDYLRFQVTEIAAAAPGEGEDAAIEATLPALRHGERLTSAAASAYRALREDGGAVDSLAAARRVLAGVGGIDPALDALAEELEGAAASLEEAAWQLRSRAEAVAHDPRELDEAESRLATLQLLKKKYGPTLADVLRTRAEAEAEISGLESAEEGLRAAEEGLRAAEEGLRAAGERLAALRGASSGRFTELLAEAAGDLAMTHASFDVALEDLPFGSWTREGPQRVEFTYSPGPGQQPRPLARIASGGELSRVMLALKGVLGAADDVPVMVFDEVDAGVGGATASSLGRRLAELARSRQVLVVTHLAQVAVYADAHVVVEKSVAGGQVVTVVRPVLGEERVEELARMLSGSDSDASLAHARELLEGVGPPGPGRGIQAAAGGA; this comes from the coding sequence GTGCTCCAAGAGCTCCACGTTCGCGACCTCGCGCTGATCGAGGAGGCCTGGATCGAGCTGGGGCCGGGCATGACGGTGCTCACCGGCGAGACCGGAGCGGGCAAGACGGTGCTCGTCGGCGCGCTGAAGCTGCTGCTGGGAGAGCGGGCGGACTCCACCCTCGTGCGCCAGGGCGCGGCCGAGGCGCTCGTGGAGGGGCGCTGGTGCCGCGGCGGCGAGGAGAGGCTCGCGCGGCGGCGGCTGAGCGCCGACGGGCGCTCGCGCTGCGCGCTGGACGGTGAGATGGCCACCGTCGGCGCGCTCGCCGAGGCGTTGGGCCCGCTCGTGGACCTGCACGGGCAGCACGAGCACCAGGCGCTGCTCTCCGCGGCGCGGCACGCGGCCTACCTGGACCGGTTCGTCGGCGACGAGGCGGCGTCGGCCCTTCGCGCGTACCGTGACGCGTTCGACGCCCGCGCGGAGGCGGCCGACGGTCTCGAAGCGCTGCGGGCGAGCCTGGCCGACCGGGAGCGGCGACTCGACTACCTGCGCTTCCAGGTCACCGAGATAGCAGCGGCAGCGCCGGGCGAGGGAGAGGACGCCGCCATCGAGGCGACCCTGCCGGCGCTGCGCCACGGCGAGCGGCTCACCTCCGCCGCCGCCTCCGCGTACCGGGCGCTGCGGGAGGACGGGGGCGCCGTCGACAGCCTCGCGGCGGCCCGCCGGGTGCTCGCCGGAGTGGGCGGCATCGACCCGGCCCTCGATGCGCTCGCCGAGGAGCTCGAGGGCGCCGCGGCCTCTCTCGAGGAAGCCGCGTGGCAGCTGCGTTCGCGCGCAGAGGCGGTGGCACACGACCCGCGCGAGCTCGACGAGGCGGAGTCGCGGCTGGCCACGCTGCAGCTCCTCAAGAAGAAGTACGGTCCGACGCTGGCCGACGTCCTGCGCACGCGCGCCGAGGCCGAGGCGGAGATCTCCGGTCTCGAGTCCGCCGAGGAGGGCCTGCGTGCCGCCGAGGAGGGCCTGCGCGCCGCCGAGGAGGGCCTGCGCGCCGCGGGCGAGCGCCTGGCCGCGCTGCGCGGGGCCTCGTCCGGGCGCTTCACCGAGCTCCTCGCGGAGGCCGCCGGCGACCTCGCCATGACGCACGCGTCGTTCGACGTGGCCCTGGAGGACCTCCCGTTCGGGTCGTGGACCCGGGAGGGGCCGCAGCGCGTCGAGTTCACCTACTCGCCCGGTCCCGGACAGCAGCCGCGCCCCCTGGCCCGCATCGCGTCGGGAGGGGAGCTCTCGCGCGTGATGCTCGCGCTGAAGGGCGTGCTGGGCGCGGCGGACGACGTTCCGGTGATGGTCTTCGACGAGGTCGACGCCGGCGTGGGGGGCGCGACGGCCTCGTCCCTCGGGCGCCGGCTCGCCGAGCTGGCCCGCTCGCGGCAGGTGCTGGTGGTGACGCACCTCGCACAGGTGGCAGTCTACGCGGATGCCCACGTCGTGGTCGAGAAGAGCGTGGCCGGCGGGCAGGTCGTCACGGTGGTGCGGCCCGTCCTGGGCGAGGAGCGCGTGGAGGAGCTCGCCCGGATGCTCTCGGGCTCGGACTCCGACGCCTCCCTGGCGCATGCGCGCGAGCTCCTCGAGGGCGTCGGGCCCCCCGGCCCCGGCCGGGGCATCCAGGCCGCCGCGGGTGGTGCGTGA
- the murJ gene encoding murein biosynthesis integral membrane protein MurJ: MSVSTTVSRVTGFVRAWAIAYALGVTLLASSYSVANNIPNMIFELVAGGVLSSVFIPVFIERQQRESDEDAWRFASSVLNVTVLALGAVALVGTVWAEPFVRTQTFRIAPEEARLATFLFRFFAIQIVFYGAMAVFTGVLNSYRRFLAPAVAPIFNNVVVIVTLLAVYVPLSRADSPLAIPALAIGTTLGVIVMAAVQVPSMRRTGIRWMPRIDLHHPGVRKMVRMMGPTVGYVVINLVAISFRNAYAFETGSGGPAALLYAWMFYQLPYGIFAVALATAVFPELSASADRKDWASFKATFAKGLRATGALVIPMAAMLIALANPLITLYRAGRFGEGDVPLVAAVLSWWAAGLFFFAAFMFVLKTFYSTQDTKTPMVTNAVLLPAHIGMYAVLTSGAAGWPGLGLVGIPISDAVFYGAHVVVLALILRRRIGGFDTRGIASSVARMLLASLAGGLVALAAVRATGSPRGFALLGQIALAGGLGLGVSYGGATLMRVPEVAAGHRLAGRFARRILGRTPRDV; the protein is encoded by the coding sequence ATGTCGGTCTCCACGACGGTCTCACGGGTCACCGGCTTCGTGCGCGCGTGGGCGATCGCGTACGCGCTCGGCGTGACGCTGCTGGCGTCCTCGTACAGCGTCGCCAACAACATCCCCAACATGATCTTCGAGCTGGTGGCCGGGGGCGTGCTCTCCTCGGTGTTCATCCCGGTCTTCATCGAGCGTCAGCAGCGCGAGAGCGACGAGGACGCATGGCGCTTCGCGTCCTCGGTGCTCAACGTGACGGTGCTCGCACTCGGAGCGGTGGCGCTCGTGGGCACGGTGTGGGCCGAGCCGTTCGTGCGTACGCAGACGTTCCGCATCGCCCCGGAGGAGGCGCGCCTGGCCACGTTCCTCTTCCGCTTCTTCGCGATCCAGATCGTCTTCTACGGCGCGATGGCGGTCTTCACCGGCGTGCTCAACTCCTACCGCCGCTTCCTCGCGCCAGCCGTCGCGCCGATCTTCAACAACGTCGTGGTGATCGTTACGCTCCTCGCCGTGTACGTGCCCCTCAGCCGCGCGGACTCCCCACTGGCGATCCCGGCGCTGGCGATCGGGACGACGCTGGGCGTCATCGTCATGGCGGCGGTGCAGGTGCCGAGCATGCGCAGGACCGGCATCCGCTGGATGCCGAGGATCGACCTGCACCACCCCGGGGTCCGCAAGATGGTACGGATGATGGGACCGACGGTGGGCTACGTGGTGATAAACCTCGTCGCGATCTCGTTCCGCAACGCGTACGCGTTCGAGACCGGCAGCGGCGGCCCCGCCGCGCTGCTCTACGCGTGGATGTTCTACCAGCTCCCCTACGGCATCTTCGCGGTGGCGCTCGCGACCGCGGTCTTCCCCGAGCTCTCGGCCAGCGCGGACCGGAAGGACTGGGCGTCGTTCAAGGCGACCTTCGCCAAGGGGCTGCGCGCGACCGGCGCGCTGGTCATCCCGATGGCCGCGATGCTCATCGCGCTCGCCAACCCGCTGATCACGCTGTACCGCGCGGGCCGCTTCGGCGAGGGGGACGTCCCCCTGGTCGCCGCGGTGCTGTCCTGGTGGGCAGCGGGGCTCTTCTTCTTCGCCGCGTTCATGTTCGTGCTCAAGACCTTCTACTCGACGCAGGACACCAAGACGCCGATGGTCACGAACGCGGTGCTGCTTCCGGCGCACATCGGCATGTACGCCGTGCTGACCTCGGGCGCGGCGGGCTGGCCGGGGCTCGGCCTCGTGGGCATCCCGATCTCCGACGCGGTCTTCTACGGCGCCCACGTCGTGGTCCTCGCACTCATCCTGCGCAGGCGCATCGGCGGCTTCGACACGCGGGGGATCGCGTCGAGCGTGGCCAGGATGCTGCTCGCCTCGCTCGCCGGCGGCCTGGTCGCGCTGGCGGCCGTGCGCGCGACCGGCTCGCCCAGGGGCTTCGCGCTCCTTGGCCAGATCGCGCTGGCGGGCGGGCTGGGCCTCGGCGTCTCGTACGGGGGCGCGACGCTCATGCGCGTTCCCGAGGTCGCTGCCGGCCACCGCCTGGCCGGACGCTTCGCGCGCCGCATCCTGGGGAGGACACCCCGTGACGTCTGA
- the xseB gene encoding exodeoxyribonuclease VII small subunit, whose product MTDECYTFAQARVRLEEIVAQVRKKDTSLERSLDLLEEGVRLANVCTELSDHTEWRSVIEERDDAAGGGGSPDAGADGDRAVSDDAVAEAEDGTVGTEDADGDPTRG is encoded by the coding sequence ATGACCGACGAGTGCTACACCTTCGCCCAGGCCCGGGTGCGGCTCGAGGAGATCGTCGCCCAGGTGCGCAAGAAGGACACCTCGCTGGAGCGCTCGCTCGACCTGCTCGAAGAGGGCGTGCGGCTGGCGAACGTCTGCACGGAGCTCTCCGACCACACCGAGTGGCGCAGCGTGATCGAGGAGCGCGACGACGCGGCCGGGGGGGGCGGTAGCCCCGACGCCGGGGCGGACGGCGACCGCGCCGTGTCGGACGACGCGGTGGCGGAAGCCGAGGACGGGACCGTCGGGACCGAGGACGCCGACGGGGACCCCACGCGCGGGTGA
- a CDS encoding TlyA family RNA methyltransferase translates to MARARADVVLTSRGMFASREQARAAILAGEVRSGGERVVKPGQLIEEDADLEVAEAPRYVSRGGVKLAAALEAFGVEAAGKHVIDVGASTGGFTDCVLQRGAAAVAAVDVGYGQFAWSLRNDPRVRVFERTNIRDADPDAIGAPFDLAVVDVSFIGLGKVLPAVAALLSAEGEALALVKPQFEAGKGRVGKKGVVREAAVHLEVLERVLSDAREQGFEVRGLTFSPITGPEGNIEFWVRLGRGGRPAAVDVARVVEAAHAALGGR, encoded by the coding sequence ATGGCGCGCGCGAGGGCCGACGTCGTCCTGACCTCTAGGGGGATGTTCGCCTCCCGCGAGCAGGCCCGGGCCGCGATCCTGGCCGGCGAGGTGCGCTCCGGCGGCGAGCGGGTCGTAAAGCCGGGCCAGCTGATCGAAGAGGACGCCGACCTGGAGGTCGCCGAAGCCCCCCGCTACGTCTCCCGCGGCGGCGTGAAGCTCGCGGCCGCGCTGGAGGCGTTCGGGGTCGAGGCGGCCGGCAAGCACGTGATCGACGTGGGGGCATCCACCGGTGGCTTCACCGACTGCGTGCTGCAGCGCGGCGCCGCGGCCGTCGCCGCCGTGGACGTGGGCTACGGCCAGTTCGCGTGGTCCCTGCGCAACGACCCCCGGGTCAGGGTCTTCGAGCGCACGAACATCCGCGATGCGGACCCCGACGCGATCGGGGCGCCGTTCGACCTGGCCGTGGTCGACGTGAGCTTCATCGGACTGGGGAAGGTGCTGCCGGCCGTCGCCGCGCTGCTCTCCGCCGAGGGCGAGGCCCTCGCCCTGGTGAAGCCTCAGTTCGAAGCGGGTAAGGGCCGTGTCGGTAAGAAGGGCGTGGTGCGGGAGGCGGCGGTACACCTCGAGGTGCTCGAACGCGTGCTGTCCGACGCGCGAGAGCAGGGCTTCGAGGTCCGGGGCCTGACGTTCTCGCCCATCACCGGGCCGGAAGGTAATATCGAGTTCTGGGTGCGCCTCGGTCGCGGCGGTCGTCCCGCCGCTGTGGACGTGGCGCGCGTCGTCGAAGCGGCGCACGCCGCGCTAGGGGGTCGTTAG
- a CDS encoding copper transporter produces the protein MFNLRYHIASLVAVFLALAVGLLLGGVVVERGTLDRQRDSIVKSLRDDFERLSAENRELSGRAERHERFAEELLPGLLAGRLAGRSVVILVDPSRRDVSRPVRDAVRAAGGEPVTVRLRFEGFGLDETGLASALPGLPEGDAAARAGALADALAAEWLADAPRPVTEKLRLAGVFDGDELPEGPPAAVVAAASWQTEDGEQRADAVAEALLARMAAGGVPVAAVEVTGADTGCVRAAVAEGLPAVDHADTPEGAVSLVWVLSGRAEGYFGVRSGSDAAFPKLAE, from the coding sequence GTGTTCAACCTCAGGTACCACATCGCGTCGCTCGTCGCCGTCTTCCTGGCGCTCGCCGTCGGGTTGCTGCTCGGCGGGGTCGTGGTGGAGCGCGGCACCCTGGACCGGCAGCGCGACTCGATCGTCAAGAGCCTGCGCGACGACTTCGAGCGGCTCTCGGCGGAGAACCGCGAGCTGAGCGGGAGGGCGGAGCGTCACGAGCGCTTCGCCGAGGAGCTGCTGCCCGGTCTGCTCGCCGGCCGCCTGGCCGGCCGGAGCGTCGTGATCCTCGTGGACCCCTCCCGCCGGGACGTGTCCCGGCCGGTACGTGACGCTGTCCGCGCCGCCGGGGGCGAGCCGGTGACGGTGCGGTTGCGCTTCGAGGGGTTCGGCCTGGACGAGACCGGCCTCGCCTCGGCCCTGCCGGGCCTGCCGGAGGGCGACGCCGCCGCGCGCGCGGGCGCGCTCGCCGACGCGCTCGCGGCCGAGTGGCTGGCCGATGCTCCTCGGCCGGTCACGGAGAAGCTGCGGCTGGCCGGCGTCTTCGACGGCGACGAGCTGCCCGAGGGTCCTCCCGCCGCCGTCGTGGCGGCCGCCTCCTGGCAGACCGAAGACGGCGAGCAGCGGGCCGACGCGGTGGCCGAAGCGTTGCTCGCCCGGATGGCCGCCGGCGGCGTGCCCGTGGCGGCGGTGGAGGTCACGGGAGCGGACACGGGGTGTGTGCGGGCCGCGGTGGCCGAGGGGCTGCCGGCCGTCGACCACGCTGACACGCCGGAGGGCGCGGTGTCGCTCGTGTGGGTGCTCTCGGGGAGGGCCGAGGGCTACTTCGGCGTGCGGTCCGGGTCGGACGCGGCGTTCCCGAAGTTGGCCGAGTAG
- a CDS encoding 1-deoxy-D-xylulose-5-phosphate synthase, which yields MLDTIASPEDLKPLDARQLARLAEEIRETLITTVSRTGGHLAPNLGVVELTIGLLRALDTPRDKVVWDVGHQSYVHKLLTGRRDRFATLRQYGGVCGFPKRAESPYDVFDTGHASNSLSLALGLAQARDALGRDETVAAVIGDGSMTGGMAFEALNHIGHLGTRIVVVLNDNEMSISQNVGALSAYLARARLDPRYYRLRDDVETALARTRLGAAMVAAGEAAKGSVKQLLVPGMLFEELGLKYVGPIDGHDPLMVQNAVTWAKAYEGPVIIHAVTRKGAGYPHAEADAESFHGVSPFEIASGKVNGGTGGPLTYTEAFGHALVQQARRDPRIVAITAAMPAGTGLAAFAEEFPERFYDVGIAEQHAVGLAAGLAAGGMLPVVAIYSTFMQRAYDQLLMDTALQDLHVVFCLDRAGLVGEDGATHHGVFDLTYLRSIPNMMVMAPADEAELGDMLHTALYAADGPVAIRYPRGKGTGTGAPGEPVVLDAGKAEWRRSGSDAAILAVGRMVGIAEEAADLLAADGVKVSVVNARWVKPLDLETVSAAAARHPLLVTVEENTGMGGFGGAVLEALADLDLEVPVLRLSIPDCFVTHGATQRLFADVGLTPEDVRAAVLGRLRDLSGEAERPAEEERHGAREGRRRPDL from the coding sequence ATACTCGATACGATCGCCTCTCCCGAGGACCTCAAGCCCCTGGACGCGCGGCAGCTCGCGCGTCTGGCCGAGGAGATCCGCGAGACGCTGATCACCACCGTGTCGCGCACGGGAGGGCACCTGGCACCCAACCTCGGGGTCGTCGAGCTCACGATCGGGCTGCTGCGGGCTCTGGACACCCCGCGCGACAAGGTCGTGTGGGACGTCGGCCACCAGAGCTACGTGCACAAGCTGCTCACCGGCCGGCGGGACAGGTTCGCCACCCTGCGCCAGTACGGCGGCGTGTGCGGCTTCCCCAAGCGCGCCGAGAGCCCGTACGACGTCTTCGACACGGGGCACGCGTCGAACTCGCTCTCGCTGGCCCTGGGACTCGCGCAGGCGCGAGACGCGCTCGGCCGCGACGAGACCGTCGCCGCCGTCATCGGCGACGGCTCCATGACCGGCGGCATGGCCTTCGAGGCGCTCAACCACATCGGGCACCTCGGCACGCGGATCGTGGTCGTGCTCAACGACAACGAGATGTCGATCTCACAGAACGTAGGCGCTCTCTCCGCGTACCTCGCGCGCGCGCGCCTCGACCCGCGTTACTACCGTCTGCGCGACGACGTGGAGACCGCTCTGGCGCGAACGCGGCTGGGCGCGGCCATGGTCGCCGCGGGAGAGGCGGCCAAGGGCAGCGTCAAGCAACTGCTCGTGCCCGGCATGCTCTTCGAGGAGCTCGGGCTGAAGTACGTGGGACCCATCGACGGCCACGACCCGCTGATGGTGCAGAACGCGGTGACGTGGGCGAAGGCCTACGAAGGCCCCGTCATCATCCACGCCGTGACCAGGAAGGGCGCCGGCTACCCGCACGCGGAGGCGGACGCCGAGTCCTTCCACGGCGTCAGCCCGTTCGAGATCGCCTCGGGCAAGGTCAACGGCGGCACGGGCGGCCCGCTCACCTACACCGAGGCGTTCGGACACGCGCTCGTGCAGCAGGCCCGTCGCGACCCCCGCATCGTGGCCATCACCGCCGCGATGCCGGCGGGCACCGGGCTGGCGGCGTTCGCCGAGGAGTTCCCCGAGCGCTTCTACGACGTCGGGATCGCCGAGCAGCACGCCGTCGGGCTGGCCGCCGGCCTCGCGGCGGGCGGGATGCTGCCGGTCGTCGCGATCTACTCGACGTTCATGCAGCGCGCCTACGACCAGCTCCTCATGGACACGGCGCTGCAGGACCTGCACGTGGTGTTCTGCCTGGACCGCGCCGGTCTCGTCGGCGAGGACGGGGCGACGCACCACGGTGTCTTCGACCTCACGTACCTGCGTTCCATCCCGAACATGATGGTGATGGCGCCGGCCGACGAGGCCGAGCTGGGCGACATGCTCCACACGGCCCTGTATGCCGCGGACGGTCCCGTGGCGATCCGCTACCCTCGCGGCAAGGGCACCGGCACGGGCGCGCCCGGCGAGCCGGTCGTGCTGGACGCGGGCAAGGCCGAGTGGCGCCGCAGCGGGTCCGACGCCGCGATACTGGCGGTCGGGCGCATGGTGGGCATCGCCGAGGAGGCCGCCGATCTGCTCGCCGCCGACGGCGTGAAGGTCAGCGTCGTGAACGCCCGATGGGTCAAGCCGCTCGACCTCGAGACCGTCTCCGCCGCGGCGGCACGCCACCCCCTGCTCGTGACCGTGGAGGAGAACACCGGGATGGGCGGGTTCGGCGGAGCCGTCCTCGAAGCGCTGGCCGACCTCGACCTCGAGGTGCCGGTGCTGCGCCTCTCGATCCCGGACTGCTTCGTCACCCACGGGGCGACCCAGCGCCTCTTCGCCGACGTGGGTCTGACGCCCGAGGACGTCCGTGCGGCCGTCCTCGGCAGGCTGCGGGACCTCTCCGGCGAGGCGGAGCGTCCCGCCGAGGAGGAGCGGCATGGCGCGCGCGAGGGCCGACGTCGTCCTGACCTCTAG
- the nusB gene encoding transcription antitermination factor NusB produces MLERSKARRQALHILYQREVTGERTARILSERSYSTEEGEPVEYARALTLGVEAHLADLDDRLETISENWSVARMPLVDRNILRLAAYEILFGEDVPPSVAINEAVELAKVFGGNDSSKFVNGVLGRLAETFATESRGEGTEEGG; encoded by the coding sequence ATGCTCGAACGCAGCAAGGCGCGCAGGCAAGCGCTGCACATCCTCTACCAGCGGGAGGTGACGGGCGAGCGCACGGCCAGGATCCTCTCCGAGCGCTCGTACTCCACGGAGGAGGGGGAGCCCGTCGAGTATGCGCGCGCGCTCACGCTGGGCGTCGAGGCCCACCTCGCGGACCTCGACGACCGCCTCGAGACGATCTCGGAGAACTGGTCGGTGGCGCGCATGCCGCTCGTGGACCGCAACATCCTGCGGCTCGCGGCCTATGAGATACTCTTCGGCGAGGACGTGCCGCCCTCCGTGGCGATCAACGAGGCCGTGGAGCTGGCCAAGGTCTTCGGCGGGAACGATTCCTCCAAGTTCGTCAACGGCGTCCTGGGCCGGCTGGCCGAGACGTTCGCCACGGAGAGTCGCGGGGAAGGGACGGAAGAGGGCGGATGA